The following coding sequences are from one Rutidosis leptorrhynchoides isolate AG116_Rl617_1_P2 chromosome 11, CSIRO_AGI_Rlap_v1, whole genome shotgun sequence window:
- the LOC139874950 gene encoding probable serine/threonine-protein kinase PBL28: protein MSSLSKEFDALRIPGELLQSGKKMAVIIEKMISYETEDELLKLVSIISRFKHNNIATFVGFSYGDGNSYIVTECEVNGNVGQILNIVPVSGSSSINFEEVNKNLTCSQRLKIRLGVARALSHIHGCDVRYSDFSSTRILLDKDLEAKVVAFGIIIEKKCYFTFSCYTDPEFKKTQLVSQKSDVYSFGVVLIDMFCQHFANSLRGVDTEYSGIDYTHFDDDIRQQMHSLRALTILSKTLNKCLNEV, encoded by the exons ATGTCGTCTTTATCGAAAGAATTTGATGCCTTACGAATCCC AGGTGAACTACTTCAGTCTGGTAAAAAGATGGCTGTTATTATAGAAAAAATGATTTCATATGAGACGGAAGATGAGCTTTTGAAACTGGTCTCAATTATTTCTCGTTTTAAGCATAATAATATTGCCACTTTTGTTGGGTTTTCTTATGGAGATGGAAACAGTTACATCGTTACGGAATGTGAAGTTAATGGAAATGTAGGCCAAATCCTAAATATCGTACCTGTGTCCGGTTCAAGCTCAATAAATTTTGAAGAAGTCAATAAAAACCTCACATGTTCTCAAAGATTGAAAATACGTTTAGGTGTTGCTCGTGCCTTGAGTCACATCCACGGGTGTGATGTCAGATATAGCGACTTCAGTAGCACTCGAATATTATTAGATAAAGATTTGGAGGCTAAGGTTGTTGCTTTTGGGATAATCATTGAAAAGAAGTGCTACTTTACCTTTTCCTGCTACACTGACCCAGAGTTTAAAAAGACCCAACTTGTGTCACAGAAATCTGATGTGTATTCTTTCGGTGTGGTTTTGATTGACATGTTTTGTCAGCACTTTGCAAATTCCTTACGCGGTGTGGATACTGAATATTCCGGAATAGACTACACACACTTTGATGATGATATACGTCAACAAATGCACTCATTAAGAGCATTGACAATTTTGTCAAAAACGCTTAATAAATGCTTGAATGAAGTGTAG